A window of Cellulomonas sp. SLBN-39 genomic DNA:
GGCGACCGAGGACATCGCGCAGCGGGTCGAGGCGATCCAGCACGACACCACCGGTGCCGTCGGCGCGATCGGGGAGATCGGCACGATCATCGCCTCGATCAACGACTACCAGCTCACCATCGCCTCCGCGGTGGAGGAGCAGACCGCCACCACGAACGAGATGTCCCGCTCCGTCGCGGAGGCCGCGACCGGATCCGGCGAGATCGCCACGAACATCGTGGGCGTCGCCACCGCCTCCCAGACGTCCTCGCACGTGCTGGGGCAGATGGGCGCCGCGGTCAACGAGCTCGCCCAGATGTCGGAGGACCTGCGGGCCCGCGTCTCGGAGTTCCGCTTCTGAGCGGCGTCCGCCCGACCTGACAGCACGACGCCCGCCACCGGACCGGTGGCGGGCGTCGTGCGTCGGTGCTCCGCGTGCGTCGGCGCTCAGGCCGTGCGCTGCCGGGCGACCTCGTAGAGCGCGATGCCGGCCGCGACGCCGGCGTTGAGGGACTCCACGGCGGCGGCGATGGGGATCGAGGCGATCGCGTCGCACCGCTCGCGCACGAGCCGCGAGAGCCCCTTGCCCTCGGAGCCGACGACGATGACCAGGGGGTCGCCCGCGTACGGCAGCTCGCCGAGCGGCACGTCGCCACCGGCGTCGAGCCCGACGACGAACATGCCGGCCTGCTGGTACTCCCCGAGGGTGCGCGCCAGGTTCGTCGCCCGCGCGACCGGCACCCGGGCCGCGGCACCCGCGGAGACCTTCCACGCCGCGGCCGTGACGCCCGCCGCGCGCCGCTCGGGAACGAGCACCCCGTGCGCGCCGAACGCCCCGGCGGACCGCAGCACGGCGCCGAGGTTGCGCGGGTCGGTGACGCCGTCGAGGGCGACGACGAGCGGCGGCACGTCGGCCGCGTGGGCCGCGTCGAGCAGGTCGTCGGGCTCCGCGTACGCGTAGGGCGGCACCTGGATCGCGACGCCCTGGTGCACGGAGCCGTCCGTGAGGCGGTCGATCTCCGCGCGGCCGACCTCGAGCAGCGGGTAGCCGGCGTCCGCGGCGAGGCTGATGATCTCGCGCGTGCGGTCGTCGGCCTCCAGGCGGGCCGCCAGGTACACGGTCGAGACGGGGATGCCGGCGCGCAGCGCCTCGAGCACCGAGTTGCGCCCGCTGACGATCTCGTGGGTCGCGCTCGTGCGCCCGCCCCGCGAGCCGGCCGCGCTGCGCGACGCCCCCGCCGACGGCCGGCCCGAGCCGCCGGGGCGGGCCGCGACGCGCTCGGCGGCGATCTTCTTCTTGTGCGCCACGTGGTACGGGCGGTCCTCGGCCTTGGGGGTCGGCCCCTTGCCCTCGAGGGCCCGGCGGCCGTTGCCGCCGGTGCCGACGCGGGCACCCTTCTTCGAACCCGGGTTGCGGGTCGCCCCGCGCCGCTGGGAGTTGCCGGCCATCAGTCCTCCGTGCCGTCGGTGGTGGGCGCCGCCAGGGTCCAGCGGGCGCCCGTCGGGGAGTCCTCGACCACGACGCCGGCCGCCGTGAGGCGGTCCCGGATCGCGTCGGCGGTGGACCAGTCCCGGGAGGCGCGCGCGGCGGCGCGCGCCTCGATCTCGGCCTGCACGAGGGCGGCGAGCGCCCGCGCGGTGCGGTCGTCCCCGTCCGTACCGGCCCACTGCTCGCTCGTCGGGTCGAGCCCGAGCACGTCGAGCATCGCACGGACGGCGACCATCGCGCCGCGCGCGGCGGTGTCGTCGCCCGCGGCGAGCGCGCTGTTGCCCGCGCGCAGGGTCTCGTGCACGACCGCGAGCGCGGCCGGCACGTTGAGGTCGTCGTCCATCGCGGCGGCGAAGGCCGCGGGCAGCGCGACCGTGGCGACCTCGTCGGGCGTCGCGGCACCGGTGCGCTCGGCGGCGCGCTGCACGAAGCCCGCGAGCCGCTCCCAGGTCGCCTCGGACTCGCGGAGGGTGTCCTCGGTCCACTCGAGCATGGAGCGGTACTGCACGGCGGTCAGGGCGTACCGCAGCACGACGGGGCGGACCTTCTCGAGCACGGCGGTGACGAGCAGCCCGTTGCCGAGCGACTTGCTCATCTTGGCCCCGCCCTGCGTGACCCAGCCGTTGTGCAGCCAGTACCGGGCGAACCCGTACCCGGCGGCGCGGGACTGGGCCTGCTCGTTCTCGTGGTGCGGGAAGCGCAGGTCGAGCCCGCCGCCGTGGATGTCGAACTCCTCGCCGAGGTACCGGTGCGCCATCGCGGAGCACTCGAGGTGCCAGCCGGGACGGCCGCGGCCGAAGGGCGTGTCCCAGGCGGCCGTGGCGGGCTCGCCGGGCTTGGCGGCCTTCCAGAGCGCGAAGTCGTGCGGGTCGCGCTTGTCGCCGGGGTGCGCGTCGTCGGGGGCGTCGACCATGGCCTCGACGCGCTGGTTGGTCAGCGAGCCGTACGCGGGCCAGGAGCCGACGTCGAAGTACACGTCGCCGGGGCCCGCGACGTACGCGTGGCCGCGCTCGACGAGGCGCTCCATGAGCTCGACCATCGCGGGCACGTGCCCCGTCGCGCGAGGCTCGTAGGTGGGGGGCAGCACGCCGAGCGCGTCGTAGGCGGCCGTGAAGGCCCGCTCGTGCGTCATGGCCCACGCCCACCACGGCTCGCCCGCGGCGGCGGCCTTGGCGAGGATCTTGTCGTCCACGTCCGTCACGTTGCGCACGAGCGTGACCTGCGTGCCGCCGCGACGCAGCCAGCGCACCAGCACGTCGAACGCGATCACGGGGCGCAGGTGGCCGACGTGCGGGGGTGCCTGGACGGTGGCGCCGCACAGGTACACGCCGACGCGCCCCTCGTGGAGGGGGACGAAGTCGCGCACCGTCTGGGTGCCGCTGTCGAACAGCCGCAGGGTCACCGGCCCAGGCTACCGGGGCGCCGGGGCCCGCCCGGACGTGTCAGCCGATGCCGACGCCCTCGCCGCGGTACGTGGGGACGGTGGCCTCGACGCGGTCGCCCCGCACGAGGTGCACGTGGTCGACGTGCTCCATGACCTCGCCGGCCTTGGCGTGCCGGAACCAGACGCGGTCGCCGACGCGCAGGTCGGCGCCCGTGGGCACGCGCAGCGGGGTCTGGACCTCGCCGGCGCCCTCCCGGCCGGCCAGGCGCAGGCCGGCGGGCGCGACGGGTCGGGGCAGGCGGCTGCGGGCCGCCGGGCCGGACGCCACCCAGCCGCCGCCGGTCACGGTCGCCCACCCCGGACCGGGCACGCGGACGACGTCGAGGCCGACGAACGCGGCGGGGCGGGGCGTGAAGGCCCGGTAGTCGTCGAAGAGCGTGGGGGCGAGCAGCCCGGAGCCGGCGGTGACCTCGGTGACCCGGGCCGCCGGCGCGCTGGTCTCGAGCGAGCCCGTGCCGCCGGAGTTCACGAGCGGCAGGGCCCGGCCCAGCTCCTGCTCGACGGCGTCGACGACGTCGCGGCGCCGGTGCGCGAGCTCGGCGACCGAGGCGCGCTTGACGAGGCGCACGAGGGGGTCGGTGTCGGGCATCCCGGCGACCTGGGCCTCGTAGAGCATGACGCCGCGCACCGCCAGCCCGTCACGGGCCGTGAGGGCGCGCACGAGCGCGACCGCGTCGGCGGGCGTGCGCACGGGTGAGCGGCGCACGCCCAGGTGCAGCGCCAGCGGGCCGCGTCCGACCCGCAGCGAGGCGTCGACGTCGAGGCAGACGCCCAGCGTCCCGCCGTGCCGCCGCGCGGCGTCGGCGAGCGGGGCGGCCTGGGCGTCGTCGTCGACCATGAACGTCACGGCGGACGCGGCGGCGGGCGAGGACGCGACCGCGGCGATGCCCGCCCGGTCGACGGTCGGGTAGCCGAGCAGGACGTCGTCGACGCCGTGGTCGACGAGGTGGCGGGCCTCGGCGGGCGAGTAGGCCATGACGCCCGCGGTGCCGGGGTGCGCGAGCGCCCGGTCCAGGAGGGCCCGCACGCGCACCGACTTCGTGGCGACGCGCACGGGCACGCCGCCCGCACGCCGCACGAGGTCGTCCGCGTTGGCGTCGAACGCGTCGAGGTCGACGACGACGAGCGGTGCGGCGAGGCCGGCCGTGGCGGCACCGAGCCGCGCGCCGAGGGTCCCGGCGGCTGCCGGGCGGCGTGCGGCGTCGGCGCCCACGCTCACACGAGGGCCGGCCGGTCCCCCGCCTCGTCGTCCGCGTCGGGCACGGCGACCAGGTGGTGGCCGGCCGCCGGCTCGGCCGCGGGCGTCCCGCTCTCGCCCGGGGCCGTGCTGCCGGCGGGCGCCGTCTGGGACGCGAGGAACTGCGCGAACAGGTGCAGGCCGTCGAGGGCCGCCTCCTCGTCGTCGTCCACGAGCCAGGCGAGCGAGAACCCGTCGATGGCGGCGATGATCGACCGGGCGAGGCGTTCGCGCGGCGCCGTCCAGACGATGCCGGCGGCCTGCTCGATCTCGCTGAGGAACAGGTCGGCGGCCCCCCAGCTCAGCCGGTACTGCTCGGCCCCGACCTGCTTGAGCTCGGCGTGCCGCAACGAGACCGTGGTGAGCTCGTAGGTGAGCAGCTGCGGCCCCCGGGTGCTGCGGATGTTGTGCCACAGCGTCTCGACGACGCGGCGCATGAGGACGCCGACGTCGTTGGAGTCGGGCATCTCCGCCACGCCGCGGACCATGTTGCGCTCGGTGATGGTGTGGGCCATCGCGCGCAGCAGCTCGTCCTTGTCCTGGAAGCAGTAGTGCACGACCCCCAGCGACACGCCTGCCTCGGCAGCCACGGCACGCACGGTGGCGGCTTCGATCCCGTCGCGCGTGGCGACGGTCAGTGCTGCCTCGACGAGCTGCTCACGGCGTTCGGCCACCGGCAGTCGGTTCACGGGCCCCTCCTTGCGACGAACGGCGACGCGTACCCCCCCGGCCGCGTGCTCGGTGGACATCATCTCATCTGTCGTCATGACATTGGTCAAGTCGTTCGAACACTTGACCTGGACAACCGACCACGTCGATCCTGGCATCGCGATGGTCCGTCCGGCTGCCACGACGACGTGGGAGAACTGGGCACGCACGGCGTGCGCCGCTCCCGTCAGGGTCGTGCGCCCGCGCGACGAGGACGAGGTCGTCGCGGCCGTCCTGGCCGCACGGCGCGACGGTCTGCGGGTGCGGGTGGTCGGCGCCGGGCACTCCTTCACACCCGCCGCCGCGACCGACGGCGTCCTGCTCCGGCTCGACGCGCTGCGCGCCGTGGAGCGCGTGCGCACCCGCCCCGACGGCACCGCGCGGGTGACCGTCGGCGCCGGCGTCCGGCTGCGCGAGCTCAACGCGACGCTCGCGGCCCGCGGCCTGGCCATGCCCAACCTCGGCGACATCGACCACCAGAGCCTGGCGGGTGCCGTGAGCACCGGCACGCACGGCACCGGCGGCCGGCTGCCCGGCCTCGCGGCCCAGGTCGTCGGCGCACGGCTGGTCACGGCGCGCGGCGACCTGGTCGACGTCGACGCCGGCACCGACCGGGGGCTGCTCGAGCTCGCGCGCCTCGGCCTGGGCACCGCGGGCGTCCTCGTGGCGCTGACCGTCGAGGTGGTCCCCGCGTTCCGCCTGCTGGCGACCGAGCGCCCGGCCCGCCTGCCCGCGGTGCTCGAGAGCCTCCAGGAGGACGTCGACGCCCACGACCACCTGGAGTTCTACTGGTTCCCGCACACCGACCGCGCGCTGGTCAAGGTCGACGACCGCGCGCCCGACGACGTCGACCTGCCGCTGCCGCGCCTGCGCCGCCTCGTCGACGACGAGCTGCTCGCCAACGGCGCGTTCGGGCTCGTCTGCGCCGTCGCCGGGGCGCGTCCCTCGCTCGCACCCCGGCTCAACGCCGTCGCCGCGCGCGGGCTCGCCGCCCGCCGGTACACCGCCCGCTCCGACCGCGTCCTCGTCTCGCCCCGCCGCGTCCGGTTCCGCGAGGCCGAGCACGCCGTGCCCCGCGAGCACGTCGCCGACGTCGTGCGGGAGGTCGACGCCTGGGTCCGCCGCACCGGGGAGCCGGTGCCGTTCCCGGTGGAGGTGCGCTTCGCGGCCGCCGACGACGTGTGGCTCTCGACCGCCCACGGCCGCCCGACCGCGTACGTCGCGGTGCACCAGAACGTCCGGCTGCCGCACACCCGGTACTTCGACGCCGTCGAGCGGATCGTCGCCGAGGTCGGCGGCCGGCCGCACTGGGGCAAGCTCCATGGCCTCGACGCGGCCCGGCTGGCACCGCTGTACCCCCGGTTCGCCGACGCCGTCGCGGTGCGGCGGCGCGTCGACCCGGACGGGCTGTTCGCCAACCCCTACGTGGACCGCGTCCTGGGCCCGGTGGCCTGAGACACCGCCGCCGGCGGGCCGCCGCGGCACGCAGCAGGTCCCACGACGGTGCGGATCTCCGCCTTTCGGGTGACCGCCGCACCCGTGGCGCGCCGGCCCCGACCGGTCCAGGGTGGCGGGGTGCCGCACAGGAGCAGGGCCGTCGTCGCGCACGCGCCGGGAGGGCCCGAGGTGCTGCGGGTCGTCGAGGTGGACGTGCCGGACCCGGGGCCCGACGAGGTGCTCGTCGAGGTGCACGCCGCGGGCGTCGGCCACGGCGACCTGGACGCCCACCGACCCGGCCCGGGCCCCGGCGGGACCGTGCGCCTCGGCGTGGAGGTCGCGGGCGTCGTGCGGGCCGTGGGGTCCGCGGTCCGGTGGTTCTCCACCGGCGACGAGGTCGTCGCCTGGCCCGTCGTCGGTGGCTGCGCCGACCTCGTCGTGGCCCCCGAGCGGGTGCTGGTGCGCCGCCCGCCGGGCCTGCCGGCGCCCGCCGCGGCGGGTCTGCTGGCCGCGGGTGCGGCAGCGCTGCACGCCGTCGACGTGACCGGCGTCGGCGCGCACGACGTGGTGCTCGTGCACGGCGGGTCGGGCGGCGTGGGACGCATGGCCGTCCAGCTGTGCGCGCTGCGCGGCGCTCGCGTCGTGACGACGGTCTCGCCGCAGCACGTGACGTGCCTCGACCGGTACGGCGCCGTCCCGATCCCCTCCGGGCCGGGCCTGCTCGACCGGGTCCGGGCCGCCGCGGCCCCCGACGACCGCGTCGACGTGGCGATCGACACCACGGGCACCGTCGAGGCGCTGGACGCCTCGGTCGCCCTCGTCGCGGACCGCACCCGCGTCGTCACCTTCCCGGCCTCCGCAGGCGCCGCCGCGCTGGGGGTGCGCGCCCTCGGGCCGGACGCGGGGCGCGGGGCGGGCCTGCAGGAGGCCGCGCGGGCTCACCTGTCGGCGCTCGCCGCGGACGGGGCGCTGGACGTGCACGTCGCCGCGACGTTCCCGCTCGCCGACGTCGCCGACGCCCACCGGCTCCTGGGCACGCGCCGCGCCGGCGGGAAGGTCGTCCTGCTCACCGGCCCCTGAGCCCCGGCGGGCGGGCCGGTGCGGGCCGGGTCAGCGCCGGCCGGGGATCGGCGGCTCGCCGCCGGCCGGGGGGCTCACGACGTCGACGGGGCGCTGGTGCTCGTCGACGGTGCGCAGGCCACGGACCGTGGCCTCGAGCGTCTCGAACGACACCCGCACCCGCGGTCGCACCGGCAGCACGGCGCGACGCTGCGGGAGTCCGTCGGCGCGGACCTCCACGTCCGCGTCACCGCGCACGGTCGAGCTCGTCATGCGCACACCACCCACCGGAGTCACGTCGTCGGACGGTACCGGGGATTCGTCCGGTTTGCGAGGAGAGTCCCCTGCCGGATCAGCCGTGGCCCACGATCACGCGGGTCGGGGCGGCGGCGCCGTGGGGATCGTCACGCACGGCGGCCTGCGCCCTCCGGGCCCGCGGCACCGATCCCCGCCGCGTGCGCCGCCAGCTCGTCGACGACCGTGCGCACGACGAGGCGCTCGGCGCGGTCGGCACGCACCAGGGCGTCGATGCGCCGCCCGGCGCGCACCCCGACGAGCGGCAGCAGCCGCAGCCGCACGCCGTCCGCCGCCCGGGTCGTCCACCGCGGCAGCAGGCTGACCCCGTGACCGGCCTCCACGAGCGCCTCGGCCACGTGGAAGTCGTTGATGCGGTGCACGACCGTGGGTGCGGCGCCCGTGCCCGCCGCGACGGCAGCCAGCACCGTCGCCACCGGGAACCCCTCCCGCACGGCGATCCACCGCGCGTCGGCCAGGTCGGCCGGCGCCACGTGGTCGCGGTCCGCGAGCGGGTGGTCCAGCGGCACGGCGACGTCCAGCGGCTCGCGCAGCAGCGGCACCACCCGTACGCCCGGGCCCCAGTCGTGGCTGCGGTCGGGGCGGTGCGCGACCACCACGTCGATCCGGTCCGTCAGCGCCGCGAACGCGTCCTGCGCGACGTCCTCGTCGACGCACCGGACCTCGACCCCGTCGAGCCGTGCCACCCGGGTCAGCAGGCCCGGGAGGAGCATCTGCGCGCCGCTCGCGAACGCCGAGACGGTCACCGTGCCCTGCGGGCGGGCGGCGAACGCGTCGCAGGCCGCCCGGGCCCGCTCGAGGGCGACCGCCACGTCCAGGGCGGCGTCGGCGAGCGCGTCGCCCGCGGGGGTCAGCCGCAGGCCGCGTCCCACCCGCTGCGTCAGGGGCACACCCACCTCGCGCTGCAGGACCGCGATCTGCTGGGACACTGCGGACGGCGTCAGGTGCCGCACGGCGGCGGCGGCGGTGACCCCGCCGTGGGTGCGCACCGCGCGCAGCGTCGCCAACGCCTGCGGATCCATGCAGCGACGCTACACGGACGATGCAGCACTGTGCGATGGTGCTGCATCGTCGCGCTGCCGCAGACTGCCAGGCATGCCGCTGACCCACCGCCTGCTCGCTCTCGTCGTCGCGGTGACGTGGGGCCTGAACTTCCTCGCGATCCACGCGACGCTCGCGCAGATGCCGCCCTTCCTGGCGGGCTCGGTGCGGTTCGCCGTCATCGCCGTCCCCACCCTGCTCCTCGTGCCCCGCCCGGCCGTCGCCTGGCGCTGGCTGCTCGGGTACGGGCTCGGGTTCGGCGTGCTGCAGTTCGCGTTCCTCTACCTGGCCATGGACAGCGGCATGCCCACGGGTCTCGCGTCGCTCGTGCTGCAGTCGTCCGCGCCGTTCACCGTGCTGCTCGCCGCGGTCCTGCTGCGCGAGCGCCTGACCGGCCGGCAGGGGCTCGGCGTCGCGGTGGCCGTCGCCGGGCTGGCGGGCATCGCGGTGCACCGCGCGCAGCTCGACGGCGGCGCCACCCTGCTGCCGGTGCTGCTCACGCTGTGCGGCGGGCTGGGCTGGGCCCTGGGCAACCTCGCCAACCGGCAGGCCCGCCCCGACTCCTCGTTCCGGCTCATGCTCTGGATGTCGGTCGTGCCGCCGCTGCCCATGCTCGCGCTGTCCCTCGTCGTCGAGGGGCCCGGGCGCATCGCCGACGCGTTCACCGGGCTCACCAGCCCCACGGGGCTGCTCGCGCTCGCCGGGCTGGCCTACACCGTGCTGGTCGCCACCCTCGTCGGCACGGGCGTGTGGACGTGGCTCATGGCGCGCCACCCGTCCAGCGTCGTGGCGCCGTTCTCGATGCTCGTGCCCGTCGTCGGCATCGGGGCGTCGTGGCTCGTGCTGCGCGAGCCCACCGAGCCGGTCGAGCTGGCCCTGGGTGCGCTGGTCGTGGGCGGCGTCCTGCTGGGCAGCAGCCGCCCCCGGTCCCGCACGACGCCCCCGGCGCCCGGGGCTCCGTCCGCTCCCCCGCCGGCCGACCCGGCGACCGGGCGCCCTCTCGACGGGCCTGCCGTCGCGGTCAGCCCGCTGCGCTGACGCCGTCCGCCGCGCCCGGCGGGACCGCCGGACCGGTCGCCACGAGGAGCGCCGTGGCGACCGCCGCGACGCCCTCGCCACGGCCCGTCAGTCCCAGCCCGTCCGTCGTGGTGCCCGAGACGGAGACCGGGGCCCCCACGGCCGCGGAGAGGGCCTCCTGCGCCTCCGCCCGGCGCGTGCCGACCTTGGGCCGGTTGCCCACCACCTGCACGGCCACGTTGCCGACCGAGAAGCCCGCGGCCCGCACGAGCCGGGCCGCCTCCGCGAGGATCGCCGTGCCCGCCGCCCCCGCCCAGCGCGGGTCCGACGTGCCGAACTGCGCACCGAGGTCGCCCAGGCCCGCCGCGGACAGCAGCGCGTCGGCCGCGGCGTGCGCGGCGACGTCCGCGTCGGAGTGCCCCGCGAGCGGGCGCTCGCCCGGCCACGCCAGGCCGGCCACGTGCAGCACCGCCCCCGGCGCCGGGTCGGGGTCGAAGGCGTGCACGTCCACGCCGATGCCGGTCCGCACGTCCATCAGGCCTCCTCGTCGGCACGGGCGCCCGACCGGGCGCCGTGCAGCAGCTCCGCGACCGCGACGTCCCGCGGCGTGGTGATCTTGGCGGCGGCCTCCTCGCCGGCGACGACCCACACGGCCGCGCCCGCGTCCTCGACGAGCCCCGCGTCGTCGGACGCCGCCGTGGCCTCGTCGCCCGCGCGCCCGGCCCCGTCGGCGTGGGCGCGCACGAGGACGTCGCGGCGGAAGCCCTGCGGCGTCTGCACGGCTCGCAGCTGCGCCCGGGGCACCGTCTCGACCACCGGCCACCCCGCGTCGCCGTGCGGGTCCCCCACGCGCTTGACCGTGTCGACCACCGCGAGCCCCGGGACGACCGCGTCGTGCCCGGCGCGCACGGCGTCGATCACGCGCGCCACGAGACCGGCGGTCGCGAACGCGCGCGCGGCGTCGTGCACGAGGACCACGTCGACGTCGTCGCCGAGCGCCGCGAGGCCCGCCGCCACGGACTCCTGCCGCGTGCGCCCGCCGACCACCACGTCGACACGCGCGTCGCCCGTGCCGACCACCTGCAGCGCCCGCAGGAGGTCCGCCCGGTGCTGCGCGGGAGCCGTGACCACGAGGTGCACGACCCGGGAGCCGTCCGCGCCGCGCGCCGCGAGCAGCGCGCGGGCGGCGTGGACGACCAGCGGCGCCCCGGCGACGGGCACGAGGGCCTTCGGCAGGGCGTGCCCGAGGCGGGACCCGCTGCCCGCGGCGGTCAGGACGGCGGCGACGCTCATCGGTGCTCGGGTGCCCCTCGGGTGGTGTCCGGACATGACGACGGCCCGGGTCGCCCCGGGCCGTCGGTCAGGTGTGTCAGGAGGCGAGGACCTCGTCGAGGATGGCCTCGGCCTTGTCCTCCTCGGTGTGCTCGGCCAGCGCGAGCTCCGAGACGAGGATCTGACGGGCCTTCGCCAGCATGCGCTTCTCGCCGGCGGAGAGCCCGCGGTCGGCGTCGCGGCGCGACAGGTCGCGCACGACCTCGGCGACCTTGATGACGTCGCCCGACTGGAGCTTCTCGAGGTTCGCCTTGTAGCGGCGCGACCAGTTGGTGGGCTCCTCGGTGTACGGCGCCCGGAGGACCTCGAACACGCGGTCCAGACCCTCCTGGCCGACGACGTCGCGGACACCCACGAGATCGACGTTCTCCGCCGGGACCTCGATGGTGAGGTCACCGTGCGCGACCTTGAGCTTGAGGTAGATCTTGTCCTCGCCCCGGATGGTCCTCGTCTTGATCTCTTCGATCTTGGCTGCACCGTGGTGCGGGTAGACGACGGTCTCCCCAACAGTGAAAGTCATCTGCAGGTGTCCCCTTTCGCAGACGACTATGCTAACACGCTCCCATCGGGCCGAACCGGGCCAGACCCCCGCAGAACCGCATCAACACGCTGGTCAGCGCGCCCGGGTGCCACCCGCTCAGCCGTCGGCGGACCCCCTCCGGGCAGCCTTCCGGCCCGCGACGGTCACCCGGACGGGTGTACCGACGACCCGTCCGACGCCTCGTCCGACGCCCGGCCCGGGGCGCCCGACGACTCCCCGCCGCCCCCGTCCGGGCCGCCTGCGGCACATCGCGCGACCCGGGACCCACGTCCCGTACGGACGCACCGAGGACGTGCACGGGGCCGGTACTGTGGGGACGGCGTGCGGTGCGTCGTCGACGTCGCCGCGCACCGGCTGGACACCGTCGAAGACACCGGCACCGCACCGCGGTGCCCGCGCGCCCGCCGCGCGAGACCGCGAGCAGGAGATGCCGTGAACCCGCCCCGCACCCGCCGCCCCGCCCGCCTCGCGAGCGCCCTCGTCGGCATGGTCGCCGCCACGGCGCTCGCCGGCTGCTCGGCGACCAACCCGATCACGACGATCGGCGACTACGAGGCCTCCGACGGCCTGGGTGTCACGCTCGGCGACGTCCGCGCGGTCAACCTCCTCGTCGTCACCGCCGAGGAGGGCGGCCCCGGCACCCTCGCCGGTGCGCTCGCCAACGGCGGCTCCGAGGACGTCACGGTCACGCTGCAGCTCGCGGGCGCCGAGCCCGTGGACGTCGACGTCCCCGCCGAGCAGACCGTGCTCATGGGGGCCACCGGCGCGCCGGAGCGCTACCTGCTCGCCGAGGTCACCACCGACGCCGTCGACGGGCGCCCGGGCGGCACCACGACCCTGAACCTGGCCACGGACGCCGACGGCGACGTGTCGGTCGCGATCCCCGTGGTCGACGGCACCCTCCCCGAG
This region includes:
- the ispF gene encoding 2-C-methyl-D-erythritol 2,4-cyclodiphosphate synthase; protein product: MDVRTGIGVDVHAFDPDPAPGAVLHVAGLAWPGERPLAGHSDADVAAHAAADALLSAAGLGDLGAQFGTSDPRWAGAAGTAILAEAARLVRAAGFSVGNVAVQVVGNRPKVGTRRAEAQEALSAAVGAPVSVSGTTTDGLGLTGRGEGVAAVATALLVATGPAVPPGAADGVSAAG
- the ispD gene encoding 2-C-methyl-D-erythritol 4-phosphate cytidylyltransferase, which encodes MSVAAVLTAAGSGSRLGHALPKALVPVAGAPLVVHAARALLAARGADGSRVVHLVVTAPAQHRADLLRALQVVGTGDARVDVVVGGRTRQESVAAGLAALGDDVDVVLVHDAARAFATAGLVARVIDAVRAGHDAVVPGLAVVDTVKRVGDPHGDAGWPVVETVPRAQLRAVQTPQGFRRDVLVRAHADGAGRAGDEATAASDDAGLVEDAGAAVWVVAGEEAAAKITTPRDVAVAELLHGARSGARADEEA
- a CDS encoding CarD family transcriptional regulator, with amino-acid sequence MTFTVGETVVYPHHGAAKIEEIKTRTIRGEDKIYLKLKVAHGDLTIEVPAENVDLVGVRDVVGQEGLDRVFEVLRAPYTEEPTNWSRRYKANLEKLQSGDVIKVAEVVRDLSRRDADRGLSAGEKRMLAKARQILVSELALAEHTEEDKAEAILDEVLAS